The following are encoded together in the Pedobacter steynii genome:
- a CDS encoding Crp/Fnr family transcriptional regulator, with amino-acid sequence MSELLHKHIEKHLPVTDEEFQQFLAPFYQRKVERKQFLLKAGEVCKFEGFVTKGCLRVYYLDEQGQERILYFAVEDWWVTDIDSFTNNIPSILNIEALEDSEVLLITQPYKEALYEQLPFVEKLFRIMTQKTHVALQRRMISALGKTADERYLEFIEKYPQLEQRLTQLQVASYLGITHEFLSKIRKKLARQR; translated from the coding sequence ATGTCCGAGTTACTCCATAAACATATCGAAAAACACCTGCCGGTTACCGACGAGGAATTCCAACAGTTTTTAGCCCCTTTTTACCAACGTAAAGTAGAACGGAAGCAGTTTCTTTTAAAGGCAGGAGAGGTCTGTAAGTTTGAAGGTTTCGTTACCAAGGGTTGTTTAAGGGTATATTACCTGGATGAACAGGGACAGGAACGGATTCTATATTTTGCAGTAGAAGACTGGTGGGTAACCGATATTGATAGTTTCACCAATAATATCCCCTCGATCTTAAACATAGAAGCGCTCGAAGACAGCGAAGTATTACTCATCACCCAACCTTATAAGGAAGCGTTATATGAGCAACTTCCTTTTGTAGAGAAGCTGTTCCGTATCATGACACAGAAGACGCATGTTGCCCTGCAGAGAAGAATGATTTCTGCATTGGGTAAGACTGCTGACGAGCGTTATCTGGAGTTCATCGAAAAATATCCTCAGCTGGAACAACGACTCACTCAATTACAGGTGGCTTCCTATCTGGGGATTACCCATGAGTTCCTGAGTAAGATCAGAAAAAAGCTGGCCAGACAACGGTAA
- a CDS encoding patatin-like phospholipase family protein, producing MSSENSNENTFYLGLCMAGAVSAGSYTAGVMDYLLEALGEWEKRKNEPGVPVHKVQIPVMGGASAGGMTSILTTTVLNSPHTPIDKPSENLLAEHPENKFYHTWVDLSQGDVLDKMLDTSDIKSGGLTSGLNSAFIDEIAQRVVTTEADKTKWLPLPGYIKPGLKIFSTLTNLQGFEYTADFGPDKPQTRKYHMSIHNDYACFELTETEILGSNGGWVPLNLKDNINVDMARDAAIATGAFPVGLKSRLFSRDASYVNANLWLKKYLSNNPVDPGNYESLNVDGGLINNEPFEKVRDVLFELTGQEAKAYRDFSTFTSTVVMIEPFPTQKPKPISKFQGLMNVMGLTLSSMINQMRSKPVEISDALSKSCAAQFLIAPSRFVNGPEGEMVNVTGELAIACGTLNGFGGFLNKEFRVHDYFLGRHNCKIFLRDYFTIPESALEENEIFRQGYANADRARFKSTKDDGYQIIPIFAETTDYSFPQLKFKSGGSWPILEEKDIDQYKSRLKDRIQAILLNLADLSGSSKFLIWAGAKIVLNRVLSNAVIKKIKRDLVTWKLLPEQDN from the coding sequence ATGTCATCCGAAAATTCAAACGAAAACACCTTTTATTTAGGCCTTTGCATGGCAGGTGCGGTATCCGCAGGTTCTTATACGGCTGGTGTCATGGACTACCTGCTCGAAGCGCTTGGAGAATGGGAAAAAAGAAAAAATGAACCAGGTGTTCCTGTTCATAAAGTGCAGATTCCCGTCATGGGAGGTGCTTCAGCCGGAGGTATGACCAGCATCCTGACCACTACAGTGCTCAACAGCCCACATACCCCTATCGATAAACCTTCAGAAAATCTTCTTGCTGAGCATCCTGAAAACAAGTTTTACCATACCTGGGTAGATCTAAGTCAGGGTGATGTACTGGACAAAATGCTGGATACTTCGGACATTAAATCCGGAGGATTAACCTCTGGTCTGAATTCCGCCTTTATTGATGAAATTGCCCAGAGGGTGGTTACCACAGAAGCCGACAAAACAAAATGGTTGCCCCTCCCCGGCTATATTAAACCGGGATTGAAGATATTCAGCACGTTGACCAACCTGCAGGGCTTTGAATACACTGCAGATTTTGGACCCGATAAACCGCAGACCAGAAAATACCATATGTCTATTCATAATGACTATGCTTGTTTTGAGCTGACAGAAACAGAAATTCTGGGTTCCAATGGCGGCTGGGTGCCCCTAAACCTCAAAGACAACATCAATGTGGATATGGCCAGAGATGCTGCAATCGCTACCGGTGCTTTTCCTGTGGGCCTGAAATCAAGATTATTCAGCAGAGATGCGTCTTATGTAAATGCCAACCTCTGGTTAAAAAAATACCTGAGCAATAACCCGGTAGATCCGGGCAATTATGAAAGCCTGAATGTGGACGGTGGACTGATCAATAATGAACCATTCGAAAAAGTGCGTGATGTGCTCTTTGAACTTACCGGACAGGAAGCCAAAGCTTATAGGGATTTCAGCACCTTCACCTCAACAGTAGTGATGATTGAACCTTTTCCTACTCAAAAACCGAAGCCTATCTCTAAATTTCAGGGCTTGATGAATGTAATGGGGCTTACGCTAAGCTCTATGATCAATCAGATGCGCTCAAAACCCGTGGAAATATCTGATGCTTTAAGTAAAAGCTGTGCGGCACAATTCCTCATCGCTCCTTCCAGATTCGTAAACGGCCCTGAAGGAGAAATGGTCAATGTAACCGGAGAGCTCGCGATTGCCTGTGGGACTTTAAATGGTTTTGGTGGTTTTTTAAATAAAGAATTCAGGGTGCACGACTATTTCCTGGGCAGGCACAACTGTAAAATTTTTCTCAGAGATTACTTTACCATTCCGGAAAGCGCATTGGAGGAAAACGAGATCTTCAGACAAGGTTATGCAAATGCAGATCGGGCGCGCTTTAAATCCACTAAAGATGACGGATATCAGATCATTCCCATATTTGCAGAAACGACTGATTATAGCTTTCCTCAGCTGAAGTTTAAATCCGGAGGAAGCTGGCCTATCCTGGAAGAAAAGGATATCGACCAATACAAATCCAGACTAAAAGACCGTATACAAGCTATATTATTGAACCTGGCTGACCTCAGTGGCTCCAGTAAATTTCTGATCTGGGCAGGTGCTAAAATTGTGTTAAACAGGGTACTTTCCAATGCGGTGATTAAAAAAATTAAGAGAGACCTGGTGACCTGGAAATTGTTACCCGAACAAGACAATTAA
- a CDS encoding serine hydrolase domain-containing protein, translated as MNYNLLNNRIVRSVLLLILNITPLTTMTAVAQENVSQKGLDQSRLIKIDEMIQRQLAGQHIAGATALILKNGKVVYQKAFGYADVETGRTMKTDDIFRIASQSKALTSLGVMMLWEEGKFLLDDPLSKYVPAFKSPGVLLSYDAQKGTYTTRPASREISIRDLLRHTSGIAYPAVFSDPVMWRIYERAGVPSGIGTTKSTLKEKMELLAKMPLQHDPGVAFTYGLNIDLLGYLIEIWSGQPLDVFMENRIFRPLEMKDTYFHLPKEKHSRLVSLYERVQEENQLTGSLIKVKHPLYEGVDADFPRLQGTYLSGGAGLSSTTADMANFYMLYLNKGVFKGKRLIGTKTIGLMLRNQLGDQVKISAMPAQSENFQFGLGGFALETEKNDYLSALSIGSFGWGGAFNTHGWADPKEGLIALLFTQEYLSPYFSIGEEFQVAVYQAINQ; from the coding sequence ATGAACTATAACCTCTTAAACAACAGGATTGTCAGATCGGTCTTATTGTTAATATTGAACATTACGCCATTAACTACCATGACTGCAGTAGCGCAGGAAAACGTCAGCCAGAAAGGTTTAGACCAATCGCGCCTGATAAAGATAGATGAAATGATTCAGCGGCAACTGGCAGGACAACACATTGCCGGTGCAACCGCATTAATTCTTAAAAATGGAAAGGTAGTGTATCAAAAAGCCTTTGGTTATGCGGATGTAGAAACAGGCAGAACTATGAAAACGGACGATATTTTCCGCATTGCTTCTCAATCCAAGGCCCTGACCAGCCTGGGAGTGATGATGCTTTGGGAAGAGGGTAAATTCCTGCTGGATGATCCTTTATCTAAGTATGTTCCTGCTTTTAAATCACCTGGTGTGTTGTTGTCTTATGATGCGCAAAAAGGAACTTATACGACCAGGCCTGCAAGTCGTGAAATCAGTATTCGCGACTTGCTGAGACACACCTCAGGTATTGCTTATCCAGCTGTGTTCAGCGATCCGGTAATGTGGCGTATTTATGAACGTGCCGGAGTACCTTCAGGAATTGGGACGACGAAATCCACACTTAAGGAGAAAATGGAATTGCTGGCCAAAATGCCTTTACAACACGATCCAGGTGTAGCTTTTACGTATGGGCTCAACATTGATCTGTTAGGTTATCTGATTGAAATATGGAGTGGACAGCCATTGGATGTCTTTATGGAAAACAGAATTTTCAGACCATTGGAAATGAAAGATACTTATTTTCACCTTCCCAAAGAAAAACACAGCCGTTTGGTGAGTTTGTATGAGCGTGTACAGGAAGAAAATCAATTGACCGGGAGCCTGATTAAGGTAAAGCACCCCTTGTACGAAGGAGTAGATGCAGATTTTCCAAGGCTTCAGGGAACTTATCTTTCTGGTGGAGCTGGGTTAAGTTCTACAACGGCTGATATGGCCAATTTTTATATGCTTTATCTGAATAAAGGGGTTTTTAAAGGCAAAAGGCTGATTGGTACTAAAACTATCGGGCTGATGCTCAGGAATCAATTAGGTGATCAGGTAAAAATTTCGGCAATGCCGGCCCAGTCAGAAAATTTTCAGTTCGGCTTAGGAGGATTTGCACTGGAAACCGAGAAAAATGATTATTTGTCGGCATTAAGTATAGGCTCATTTGGTTGGGGAGGAGCTTTTAATACGCATGGCTGGGCAGACCCTAAAGAAGGGCTCATTGCCTTACTTTTTACTCAGGAATACCTTTCTCCATATTTTAGTATTGGAGAAGAGTTTCAGGTAGCAGTTTATCAGGCCATCAACCAATAA
- a CDS encoding MFS transporter gives MNNKNIKSKTGMPLALWALTISAFAIGTTEFVIVGLLPTVAKDLSISIPSAGLLVSFYAIGVAIGAPVLTALTNRFPRKPLLIYLMLLFAAGNLLAGISPGFIPLVMARMVTGFAHGVFFAVGATIAAAIVPADKRASAIAIMFAGLTVAMAIGVPLGTMIGQHFGWRATFLSVAGLGLTGLLANLFLLPGNIKNEAAAPIKQQFGILGNKKLLLAFFTTVFNYAGVFLVFTYLSPLLMELTGMSQNMVSVMLLIYGIAIAVGNIAGGKLSNKLPLKALLWMLVLQVGVLLIFSFTVHHTIPAVVTLFVIGALSFATVPASQLFVVQTAERINPSMMNVASAFNIASFNAGAALGAYVGGWVVSSTLGLGAAPWVGALFVLAAIGLVMLSAREEKLTEGTFTPMESNAVIFH, from the coding sequence ATGAACAATAAAAATATAAAAAGTAAAACGGGAATGCCACTGGCTTTATGGGCATTGACCATTAGTGCCTTTGCGATTGGTACGACGGAGTTTGTGATTGTAGGCTTATTGCCTACAGTTGCAAAAGATTTATCAATTTCCATTCCATCGGCGGGATTGCTGGTTAGCTTTTACGCGATTGGCGTAGCAATAGGTGCTCCGGTATTGACCGCCTTGACCAACCGGTTTCCACGTAAGCCATTATTAATTTATCTGATGTTGCTTTTTGCAGCGGGAAATTTACTGGCTGGAATTTCGCCAGGCTTTATTCCTTTGGTGATGGCCAGAATGGTTACCGGATTTGCACATGGTGTCTTTTTTGCCGTTGGGGCTACCATAGCTGCAGCCATCGTCCCGGCAGATAAAAGGGCCAGTGCAATAGCCATTATGTTTGCCGGTTTAACCGTAGCGATGGCTATTGGCGTTCCTCTGGGCACTATGATTGGACAGCATTTTGGATGGCGCGCTACTTTTTTAAGTGTCGCCGGATTGGGACTGACCGGACTCCTGGCTAATTTGTTTTTATTGCCTGGAAACATCAAAAATGAAGCCGCGGCACCTATAAAACAACAATTTGGTATTCTTGGCAATAAGAAGTTGCTACTGGCTTTTTTTACCACCGTCTTCAATTATGCGGGGGTATTTCTGGTGTTTACTTATTTATCACCCCTGCTTATGGAGTTAACGGGTATGTCGCAGAATATGGTGAGTGTAATGCTGTTGATTTATGGAATCGCAATCGCTGTAGGTAATATCGCCGGCGGTAAACTGTCTAATAAGCTGCCTCTTAAAGCGCTATTATGGATGTTGGTTTTGCAGGTTGGGGTGTTACTGATCTTTAGCTTTACGGTACACCATACCATTCCGGCAGTCGTTACTTTATTTGTGATCGGTGCTTTATCCTTTGCTACAGTTCCAGCCTCCCAATTGTTTGTTGTCCAGACCGCTGAACGCATCAATCCATCCATGATGAATGTTGCTTCTGCCTTTAATATCGCATCCTTTAATGCCGGTGCCGCTTTAGGTGCTTATGTTGGTGGCTGGGTGGTCTCTTCGACTTTAGGACTGGGAGCTGCGCCCTGGGTGGGCGCTTTGTTTGTACTTGCTGCCATTGGTTTGGTGATGCTGAGTGCCAGAGAAGAAAAGCTGACCGAGGGTACTTTTACTCCGATGGAAAGCAATGCCGTCATCTTTCATTAG
- a CDS encoding LysR family transcriptional regulator produces MVNLEWYRTFKAIYHTGTLTGAAQELLISQPNVSQHLSALEAHIGKQLFERKPRRMVPTDYGKLFYTQIIEAMDKLEQVESEFRYIRSSNLPLTCIGAPKEFFYTLLSSEIGKAPANFVFEFGLTKNLMEKLGKGKLYFVIATHCTDEKDIVYEPIREERFVLVANYNMDTDEFDHYIANGECDKAERWLCEQNWYAYSSDLAIIRRFWLENFRKRPAIKPRFIIPDFNSILKGISIGNGLTIASDYLVKELIEQKQLKEIWTGHKPATNTIYLTYDKNRATTAQIEMVRKLVQKQ; encoded by the coding sequence ATGGTAAATTTAGAATGGTACAGAACTTTTAAAGCAATCTATCATACGGGAACGCTGACTGGCGCAGCGCAGGAACTGTTGATTTCACAACCCAACGTAAGTCAGCATTTATCCGCCCTGGAAGCGCATATCGGAAAGCAGCTGTTTGAGCGCAAGCCCAGAAGAATGGTTCCCACAGATTACGGAAAGCTATTTTACACCCAGATTATCGAAGCCATGGATAAATTGGAACAGGTAGAATCAGAGTTCAGGTACATCCGTTCCTCTAATCTGCCCCTCACCTGCATTGGCGCGCCCAAAGAATTTTTTTATACGCTGCTGAGTTCCGAAATCGGTAAAGCCCCGGCCAATTTTGTTTTTGAATTCGGGCTGACTAAAAACCTGATGGAGAAACTAGGTAAAGGAAAACTTTACTTTGTCATTGCAACCCACTGTACAGATGAAAAGGATATTGTTTATGAACCAATCAGGGAAGAAAGGTTTGTGCTTGTGGCGAATTACAATATGGACACCGATGAATTTGACCACTATATTGCCAATGGAGAATGCGACAAAGCAGAACGCTGGCTTTGTGAACAAAACTGGTACGCCTACAGTAGTGACCTGGCTATCATCAGGAGGTTCTGGCTGGAAAATTTCAGGAAACGCCCGGCTATCAAACCCCGGTTCATCATTCCGGATTTCAATTCTATACTCAAAGGAATCAGTATTGGAAATGGACTAACCATCGCCTCAGACTACCTGGTCAAAGAGCTAATCGAACAAAAACAACTCAAAGAAATCTGGACAGGTCATAAACCAGCCACCAATACCATTTACCTGACCTACGACAAAAACCGGGCAACTACCGCTCAAATAGAAATGGTGAGAAAGCTGGTTCAAAAACAATAG
- a CDS encoding serine hydrolase domain-containing protein → MVRIATLSFLFLLISLSTIAQDSKLLLRGKMMTALAEEKLTGAVWSTVDSGGHISADAYGIKSYESKRLLAFSDRVQVGSVTKTLLATGILRLVTIHKINLDSPVEKILPGIHFENPWASTNPVTVRHLLNHTSGLEDLRLWQMFSKKVSPNTPLSETFSRDPSVLRIYNQPGSVFSYSNMGYTMLAMVIEAVTRQRYEDYLDNYLLQPLGMTRSTFNFITQLGKNGDKDLAMGHLDQMQRQEAVPMYLRPAGQFTTTAYDMGIFIRFLLSDGRLHRFPFIREDLLKAMGSPAASNAIEHGLQSGYSLGLMKRDHNQVTGLAHAGNTIGYHAMLYLFPEEKKGFFVAHNMDSETADYEVFNKILIQSLALQKKPASSPTVPAMPADMSNWKGNYIPVRNKFKAFAYLDLLTGFLTLLPQKNELVLSQFQKNDKLLFPTGHHLFKSSDKLQSSIVFYSDKQGNPLFTTGFKTYKKINSIYLWTIWMSFILGVLGFLYLFFGGWIQIFKQGTTFLKQARVVPFLSILCLLLPLPFFLTQSFVALGDVTPASILTAIVTALLPIALLIGIGAHFKNKDRYKASGIDLLALLFALQFVVVLAFWQLIPLLLWV, encoded by the coding sequence ATGGTCAGAATAGCTACGCTTAGTTTTCTCTTTCTCCTCATCAGCCTTTCCACTATTGCGCAAGACAGTAAATTACTGTTGAGGGGAAAAATGATGACCGCTCTTGCTGAAGAAAAATTAACCGGTGCAGTCTGGTCCACAGTAGATTCCGGCGGGCACATCTCCGCCGACGCCTACGGAATTAAATCCTATGAATCGAAACGCCTCCTTGCTTTCTCAGACCGGGTACAGGTAGGTTCCGTCACTAAAACCTTATTGGCTACCGGGATCCTGAGACTGGTTACCATTCATAAAATAAATCTTGATTCCCCGGTGGAAAAAATATTGCCTGGTATTCATTTTGAAAATCCCTGGGCTTCCACGAATCCGGTTACGGTCCGACATCTGTTAAACCACACTTCCGGTCTGGAGGACCTACGACTCTGGCAAATGTTCAGCAAAAAAGTTAGCCCTAACACCCCATTATCTGAAACCTTTAGCCGGGATCCTTCTGTCCTTCGAATCTATAATCAGCCAGGCAGTGTATTCTCCTATTCAAATATGGGATATACCATGCTCGCTATGGTCATAGAAGCCGTAACCAGACAACGTTACGAAGATTACCTCGATAATTACCTGCTACAACCATTGGGCATGACCAGGAGTACTTTCAACTTTATTACTCAACTGGGTAAAAATGGGGATAAGGACCTGGCAATGGGCCATCTGGACCAGATGCAACGCCAGGAAGCCGTTCCTATGTACCTGAGGCCTGCAGGACAATTTACCACCACTGCTTATGATATGGGGATTTTTATTCGCTTTCTGCTGAGCGATGGCAGGCTTCATCGCTTTCCTTTTATCCGGGAAGATTTACTTAAAGCTATGGGATCCCCTGCGGCCAGCAACGCCATAGAACATGGCCTTCAAAGTGGCTACAGTTTAGGCCTGATGAAAAGAGATCATAACCAGGTGACTGGCCTGGCTCATGCCGGGAATACCATAGGTTACCATGCTATGCTCTACCTTTTTCCGGAAGAAAAAAAAGGATTCTTTGTGGCCCATAATATGGACAGTGAAACCGCAGATTACGAAGTCTTCAACAAGATCTTAATCCAGTCCCTGGCATTGCAAAAGAAACCGGCAAGCAGCCCAACAGTACCCGCTATGCCGGCCGACATGAGCAATTGGAAAGGAAATTATATCCCGGTACGCAACAAATTCAAAGCCTTTGCTTACCTGGATTTGCTGACCGGTTTTTTAACCCTGCTGCCTCAGAAAAATGAACTTGTTTTAAGTCAGTTTCAAAAGAACGACAAGCTGCTTTTTCCTACGGGACACCATTTGTTTAAATCTTCAGACAAACTGCAATCCTCCATCGTTTTCTATTCAGATAAACAAGGCAATCCTCTGTTTACCACAGGATTTAAGACCTATAAAAAAATCAATTCGATTTATTTGTGGACGATCTGGATGAGTTTTATTCTAGGCGTCCTCGGTTTTCTTTATCTCTTTTTCGGCGGTTGGATCCAAATCTTCAAACAAGGAACTACCTTCCTGAAACAAGCAAGGGTCGTTCCTTTTCTGTCTATACTTTGTTTATTACTGCCGCTGCCTTTTTTTCTGACACAGAGTTTTGTTGCACTTGGTGATGTGACACCTGCAAGTATCCTCACAGCAATAGTCACCGCGTTACTTCCAATAGCCTTACTTATCGGGATCGGGGCGCATTTTAAAAACAAAGACAGGTATAAAGCCTCCGGTATCGATTTACTGGCCTTGCTATTCGCCCTGCAGTTTGTAGTTGTACTGGCATTTTGGCAACTGATTCCGCTGCTTTTATGGGTCTAA
- a CDS encoding LytR/AlgR family response regulator transcription factor: MILKCYIIDDDIATIRTLSEYIDRHSELVLVGYDTNPVAGLDKINNNSVDLVFLGINESLVNGLELSSLISHSVYKIFITALPDFALAAFDNNAFDYLLKPISKERFLRCVKKLSSYTEKTHKAEKQQLAFIYVKSESKGKLVKIEFDEVYYIESNDNYIIINLAHAKHKVYIPLKAVLNKFSSSNFIRVHKSFIVNHSKISYIQGAQIILKDKTTLQLGSSYKDRFLSLVEKYTLKHHNSDFELNG; this comes from the coding sequence ATGATATTAAAGTGCTATATAATTGATGATGATATTGCTACAATCCGGACCTTGAGCGAATATATAGATCGCCATTCTGAATTGGTACTTGTGGGGTATGATACGAATCCCGTAGCAGGTCTGGATAAAATAAATAACAATTCTGTAGATCTTGTTTTTTTAGGAATTAACGAATCCCTGGTAAACGGGCTGGAACTAAGTTCTTTAATCAGTCATTCTGTTTACAAAATATTCATCACTGCCTTGCCTGATTTTGCACTGGCTGCCTTTGACAACAATGCATTTGATTATTTATTGAAACCTATTTCTAAAGAACGATTTTTAAGATGTGTTAAAAAGCTCAGCAGCTATACTGAAAAGACCCATAAAGCAGAAAAACAACAGCTTGCTTTTATCTATGTTAAAAGTGAGAGCAAAGGGAAGCTTGTCAAAATTGAATTTGATGAAGTGTACTATATAGAGTCGAACGATAATTATATCATTATAAACCTCGCACATGCGAAACACAAGGTTTATATCCCACTCAAAGCTGTTTTGAACAAATTCTCAAGCAGTAATTTTATCAGAGTTCATAAATCATTTATTGTCAACCATTCCAAAATCAGCTATATTCAGGGGGCTCAAATAATTTTAAAAGATAAAACCACACTTCAATTAGGCAGTTCTTATAAAGATCGGTTTTTGAGTCTTGTTGAAAAATATACCCTCAAACACCATAACTCTGATTTTGAATTAAATGGTTAG
- a CDS encoding TonB-dependent receptor domain-containing protein has translation MLFLINYLLKGKKYNLCFLGVLIILFLSLSSFSGINTSANLVKPDVKAHWFQSVDTGQHVSINGVIRDEQNKPVEYGTVSLLRSDFSLVKRTLADSTGRYRFKDVIAGTYLIEATQIGYLKSRSGQFRLSGSEIFTVPVLILASSPNQLAEVSVVSKKKLFERRIDRTIINVESSALATGGSITDLLEIAPGVSVDDNQITLKGKQGVMVMIDDKLVKLSASQVSAFLKNIPASSIAQVELISNPSAKYDAEGKGGIINIKTKKGSRTGLNGNISSGLVVGTYPKFTEELTLNYKFKKLNVFSNYSYQHNKNKNRYHSSKVIRGEDPLAYEQDEHSNSRSNSHNARLGADYDLNDKNTIGVLGTLNTNRDRSDFLQRINFNDFNSRQLDSSLSSQNNGFAKLNTYGLNVNSRHVLGVNGHVLLLNADYTNYRSANPNTYSNNYFNSSGELVRGPENIVNDAAVAIDLITAKADYSYRITPSTKLETGGKVAFTHSNSDILFQSENSGRELITDPNRSNTFDYRENISALYLNYLTKLGKQTDLQAGLRAEHTHYSGKSITTGQTAGRNYLQFFPSLFILHNFDPNTLSFSYGRRIGRPSYEDLNPFIDYSSPYFYTQGNPLLKPETTHSLELNYNYHSNLNVSLGYSRTNDYYNYFTSLANSSGATRQTVDNFKHYNTWNLSLSYHKELIKWWNLTANGDAFYDSYQTPYLGTFIDVQRGGYNFNILNAFQLHPDLSLEILNLYKSKRIVLARTIDGKYRADVVMRYSLLKNKAIIKLGITDIFYTYINQGVNEFENLSATYYNRNENRRFNASLSYSFGGKGTAPKKNKSNKEDLERIKN, from the coding sequence ATGTTATTTCTCATTAATTATTTATTAAAAGGTAAAAAGTATAATTTATGTTTTTTAGGTGTCCTGATCATTCTGTTCCTTTCTTTGAGCTCATTTTCCGGAATTAATACTTCAGCTAATCTGGTAAAGCCTGATGTAAAGGCCCATTGGTTTCAGTCGGTTGATACAGGACAACATGTTTCCATAAATGGCGTAATCCGGGATGAGCAGAATAAGCCGGTTGAGTATGGTACCGTTAGCTTACTGAGATCTGATTTCAGTCTGGTAAAAAGAACCCTGGCCGATTCAACCGGGAGGTATAGATTTAAGGATGTCATAGCGGGGACTTATCTGATTGAGGCTACACAGATAGGATACCTGAAAAGCCGTTCAGGTCAATTTCGGCTTTCGGGTTCAGAAATATTTACTGTGCCGGTTCTTATCCTGGCCTCTTCACCTAATCAGCTTGCGGAAGTAAGTGTGGTTTCCAAAAAGAAATTGTTTGAGCGTAGAATCGACCGGACGATTATTAATGTGGAAAGTAGTGCGTTGGCAACAGGAGGGTCTATTACAGATCTACTTGAAATTGCACCAGGGGTATCCGTTGATGATAACCAGATCACTTTAAAGGGTAAACAAGGGGTAATGGTGATGATTGACGATAAGTTAGTTAAGCTCTCTGCTTCACAGGTTAGCGCCTTTTTGAAAAATATTCCCGCCAGTTCTATTGCCCAGGTCGAATTGATCTCCAATCCATCGGCTAAATACGATGCGGAGGGCAAGGGAGGAATCATTAACATCAAAACAAAGAAAGGCAGCAGGACTGGTCTTAACGGCAATATCAGTTCTGGCCTTGTGGTTGGGACTTATCCAAAATTTACAGAAGAACTTACCCTCAATTATAAGTTTAAAAAGTTAAATGTATTTAGCAATTATAGCTACCAACATAATAAAAACAAGAACAGGTACCACAGTAGTAAAGTGATTAGGGGAGAAGATCCTCTGGCCTATGAACAGGATGAGCATTCAAATTCCCGGTCGAACAGCCATAATGCGAGACTGGGAGCGGACTATGATCTGAATGATAAAAATACGATAGGGGTACTGGGAACATTAAATACCAACAGGGATCGTTCTGATTTTTTGCAGCGCATAAATTTTAACGACTTTAATAGCCGTCAGCTTGATTCCAGCCTTTCGTCGCAAAATAACGGATTTGCTAAGTTGAATACCTACGGATTAAATGTCAATTCACGGCATGTATTGGGTGTTAATGGTCATGTATTGTTATTAAATGCAGATTATACCAATTATCGTTCTGCAAATCCGAACACCTACAGTAACAATTACTTTAATTCATCAGGAGAGCTGGTTAGAGGGCCTGAAAATATAGTAAATGATGCGGCTGTAGCGATCGATCTGATCACGGCGAAAGCAGATTATAGTTACCGGATTACGCCCTCTACTAAACTGGAGACCGGAGGAAAAGTTGCATTTACTCATTCCAATAGCGACATTCTCTTTCAATCGGAGAATTCGGGCAGAGAACTGATTACCGATCCCAATCGCAGCAATACCTTTGATTATCGGGAGAACATCAGCGCATTGTACCTGAATTACCTTACTAAATTGGGAAAACAGACCGACTTACAGGCCGGTTTAAGAGCAGAGCATACCCATTACTCCGGTAAATCCATCACCACTGGTCAGACTGCTGGTAGAAATTACCTGCAGTTTTTTCCCAGTCTTTTTATCCTCCACAACTTTGACCCGAATACTTTAAGTTTTTCCTATGGCCGAAGGATCGGTCGTCCAAGCTATGAAGACCTGAATCCTTTTATTGATTATTCCTCTCCATACTTTTATACGCAGGGCAATCCCTTACTAAAGCCGGAAACAACGCATTCTTTAGAGCTGAATTATAATTATCACAGCAACCTGAATGTCAGTCTGGGCTATAGCCGTACCAATGATTATTACAATTACTTTACTTCACTTGCGAATAGCAGTGGTGCTACCAGGCAAACTGTAGATAATTTTAAACATTACAACACCTGGAATTTATCCCTCAGTTATCATAAAGAGTTGATTAAATGGTGGAATCTTACTGCTAATGGAGATGCATTTTACGATAGTTATCAAACTCCTTATCTGGGTACGTTTATCGATGTGCAACGTGGAGGCTATAACTTTAATATCTTAAATGCTTTTCAGCTGCATCCAGACCTGTCTTTGGAAATCCTGAATCTTTATAAATCCAAAAGGATTGTACTTGCGCGTACCATTGATGGTAAATATCGTGCTGATGTAGTTATGAGGTACAGTTTGTTGAAGAATAAGGCTATTATTAAATTGGGAATTACTGATATCTTTTATACTTATATCAATCAGGGGGTCAATGAATTTGAAAATCTATCGGCAACGTATTATAACCGGAATGAGAACCGAAGATTTAATGCGAGTCTCTCTTATAGTTTCGGCGGTAAGGGCACAGCGCCGAAGAAGAATAAAAGCAACAAAGAGGATCTTGAAAGAATAAAAAACTAA